In the Vanacampus margaritifer isolate UIUO_Vmar chromosome 9, RoL_Vmar_1.0, whole genome shotgun sequence genome, GTTTAAAATGACTTAGAGCCAATAAAAACTCTGCATACTGTTTgtatcatttttattcaatgtCGTTTCAGAGTCGGCCATGGCCGTGTCGGTGAGAAGCCCGGTGAAACGCTACGTGGTCATCCTGTTCCAGCCCGTCACGCTCAACTGCAACTTCCAGACCAGCGCCACGCAGCCGCCGGTGGTCACGTGGCGGTATAAGTCGTACTGCCGCGATCCGGTGCAGGCGGCGCTTAACCCCAGCAGCGCCGACAACATCCTGTCGCAGAACAACCCCAACTACGACCCCAACATCGAGTGCGCCGACAGCCAGCGCACGGTGCGCATCGTGGCCTCCAAGCAGGGTAGCGCCGTCACGCTGGGCACAGATTACCAAGGACGCAAGATTAGTGTCATCAAcagtgagtgcaaaaaaaacgcAGCACGTTATTTTTCAGTAGGTGCAATGACATTCAATACAAGATTCTCCTTCTAACGAGAACTTAATAAGCGTGAAGCAAGAATGTTTTGCATTATGTTAATATTGTGTCATTTGAATAATGACTCACTGACCTTGGATGAGCtttgaaaatcattttttaactgTGAAACTGGCCTATTTCTCACTGGAGACTCAAATTTTctgatttttattaaaaaaaaaaaaaaaagatgtgatttTATTCATCTGGTTAAATTCCCAAATATTAGTTTGTTGTTTtgcaaattagaaaaaaaaatggcccatTTTTACAATCTCcttagaaagcaaaaaaaacaactgaaacaggtactttctttttaaaaccacATGTTTCTCtaataacaattaaatgaaagaagtggcaaaaatgtaattttgtagGAAATTTTTTAACTTGAAAAATATAGATCTCCACCCCCCCAACTATTAAAAGTATGgaacacaaaaacatggcaaaattgcttatcattttatttgcaattaattggtatttttaattttgcaaagctgtttttttcctattaataatttgaaattaaatgttttaacaataggaaacaaacaatttttaataatcattttagaTTGATTGACTAGGTAGGTGTCGTTAATTTCATGAATACTTGTTTTGCCAAATAAcaattaaataatgttttgttagaaaaaaatcttgataaTCTTTTGAgattgaaaaaatactttttgatgtagctattttaaattcaagcATAGTTATTTTTCCCCAAGTGAATTTCCCTCCAGTGAAATGTTTTGTAAgaatagtaaaaaaattaaatataaaataaaaagtggcaaacaaaaatgcttcaatGCTTCAAAAATCAATTAAGAGCTTAATCATTAAAATTctcatggctttttttttttttttttttacatagtaaTTAGGATGATTTATGTGATTATTTGTCATTATTTAGTTCACAATCCAAataatgaacataaaaaaataatagtcacATTTTAAcgtagtggggaaaaaaattgtcttgAAATGTTGCATGTAATTATTCTGTAATTATTTAAGTAAACATGATCCCCCCCtacccccctccacccccacaaaaattaaataaattcctTAATGAGACAGCAGGTAAAGTAGATGACAGTACACATTGTTGCTTTACACCCTCCATGGTCATCTTCTTTTGCTTCCTCCCCACCAGACGCTGACCTGAACATCGCACAGACGGCGTGGGGCGACAGCGGGGTCTACGTGTGCTCCGTCGTCTCCTCGCAGGACCTCACGGGCAATGGAGAGGACTACACGGAGCTCATTGTCTTGGGTAAACGCCAATCAACCGCTTCTTACTTACTGGCCTTCTCTTCCCTTTGCTTGACCCCTACCGCACTCACACTAAatgaacaaaagtattgagacacatCAATTCATCAGTGAGATTCGCAGAAACCCTCCCATTAAACAGTTATCGGATAAAGTAGAGGAAATATCGGAGGATTTGTCTATGCGGGCGTAGTCGTGTTTTAAAGATAAAAAGCCGCGTGGGCAAGTGTGGCCGTTCCGGGAGCGCACACGATCCAGTAATTGTGGCTTTATCTTTCTTTCGCAGAGAGAAAGTCAAATACTACTGACCTGCTGCCTGGCATTGACTTACTGGTTATGGAAGGTAGTACAAAAGCCCTCTTAGTGTGATTGAGCGCTAGTAGATACGCAGTCAAAAGTACACATTTGTAGCATTTCTCAATGCAATGGGGTACAAATAATTTGAGTCCGTTTGAATATGCTTTAACCCTCCTGGTAGACTCAAGATGTTCTTGGGTCATTCTGGTCCACTGTTAaagcataacaaaaaataactaaaaatgaacataCCACAATATAAAATACCTgccccttttatttttatttttatttttatttttatttttatttttatttttatttttatttttatttttatttttatttttatttttatttatttttattttttaaacctccTTGCCACTTCTGGGCTAAAATATTTAATCTAatggtaattaaaaataatatttatacatattCCGTACATATATCAGGATCGCCATGTAGCtttaaaaagtcttaaaatCTAAAATCAAGGCCATAATTGGCATTAAAATATCtttcaaaagtataaaaaaaaaataaaaaaaaactagtatttTGTGATTGTAAATGGTCTCAATTGTCAAAATGAACATTCTTGGTAACAACATCACGCAATCACGACAGCAGAACCAACAAAACAGTGATGTGGTTTATGTGGTTTTATCAAAATTCAGTAAcctcaaatgtatttttcaatgaAAACAAGGAAACATGCTTGTCTTCTCTTCAGTCATCTCTTCAAATCTTTCtttaatcttttatttcataattattcaattGTAGCGTAATGTCTGTAGCGCTTCTACTTTTCccgctttgttttcttttttcttttagtttgaCTTTGCAGCGCAAAGTCAAATCATGTCATGCCTCGCATAAACGGGCTCAACCCGTTTGTTGACAATGCAGAAGCCCTAGTGGTTattgagtttttcttttttcttgatgaCCTCTGCCGAGCACAGCAAAGTACGATGTAGTAGGTACTGtaagtttgtttttcatttggcGCCACGCTACGGTTTGTCACAACAAACACCGACCAAAGCTGGTACATGCAGACAGGAGATAATGCGGAGAGAAAAAAGCCTGcccctcaattaaaaaaaacaaaacacgcaGACTCCAGAGGTAAGCAATGGTGTGATAATGTATCGCTTCAGTTGTCCTGtcacagttttattttgtaaccAAAATGTCCTGTGCATGTTACTGGCAACATTGTAGTGATCGTTTGGGAAAACACACAGTTGGGAGTTCTTACTCTAAAAAGTGTCCTATTAAGTGAACTCACGCCATGCTCAACAAAAGTTTGTGAtcattgattaaaataaaaccgtttaTTTGATTACAATAGCCAGCCATAATTAGCACATATCAGTACTTGTGCTTGTATCTATAAATTGGTGTCTATGTGCCATTTAACTGCTGAGCCCATTTTGACCATTTGCTAACCCAAACAGCAGCACATAGTGAGTCAGAGACAAACTCTCACAAatgaattcatttcattttatttgaaagggacaatgcacattaatgaacaacaaattaacagggatgtgatttttctgctaattcgcggaattccgcttttttttatctcgcccccaaaaaaaaaaaatctttttttttttttagtagttcattgtgtatgcacatgactccgacagataacatcttctgctataacaaagacatttgtggtatgctctaatatgagttacttttcatttggtcatgatacaattatttgttcttgaaatttgaactcttcaacattatttatgtgttaacttagtaatcacattagttagatatgatgatattctcagtgatagtttttaaaagcaaaggcagtccaatgtttttgaatgtgactgattttgagttgactaaaactgacattttatatgggatagttcaatatacattgaaaatttatgctgttgttttgtctatttctttgtcatgtgagtgcattgaaagtacttaaaaacacggaaaacccatgagccaaccctggacctagctgggtgccagcggcccccagacccccggctaaattttcagataatttcactttggtcaaatcacatccctgaattaaGTTGTAAATATGTTGGGTTTTTTTCCTGTCCAGATTGGTTGTTGGTGCTGGTAGTAGTGTTGGgtttcctgctgctgctgcttctgatCGGCATCTGCTGGTGTCAGTGTTGTCCGCACACGTGCTGCTGCTACGTCAGCTGCCCCTGCTGCCCCGACCGATGCTGCTGCCCACGGGCATGTGAGTACTCGGCAAAATTGACTTTTGGatttgcttgtatacaaatagttggggTGGTATTTGTGTAATTGGCAAAGCGCTGGGAATCCAACCCAAGCGTTTACTGTCGAACATTATTGATGATATGTGGCGTCTCGGTGGTGCCGCAGTGTACGAGGCGGGTAAGGCGGTAAAGAAAGGCATGACCAACCACTACGCCACCACCGTCTACGCCCCAAGTATGTACGCCCAGCCGGCTTACGGCGGGCCGCTTGTCCAGCAGCAGCCCCCCATGCCGCTGCTTCCTCTGCCCAACGGCGCCGGGGTCCCACCTTCACAGAACGGGTACGGACGCGAATACGACGGCACTAGCTCcggtaagaattttttttaaattgttagtAAGTCATTTCCTGTTAGTGTTTAATTTCATCGGAATTTTATTGTTGGTGTGTAGTTGGTCAAGGCTCCCAGGTGCCTCTGTTGCACGACCAAGATGGCGGCGGTGGTGACAATAGTAAGTCGACAGAAAGACTGCGTGATGAGTGAACTGCCAATATGTCAAAAATGAGGTTATCTTTGTAAATACTGGCGGGTATGTTTAATTTCCTCAACAAATGCGGTCACCCTCTAGCTCGGAGTGGCTATCGCATCCAGGTGGATCCTGACGGCAACGCCACGCGCGCCATTTACTACATGGAGAGAGAGCTTGCCAACCTGGACCCATCCAGACCCGCCAACTACAACCGCTGTGAGTCACTCGGCGTACGCACAATTACAAGGCAGATGATTGtgatatttttacattatttttacatgACTTTGAACCAGTGGCGATTACTCTAAGACTGCAAGGGAAGCTTAGCTTCCCCTAAATGCCCCTCCCCCTTTTGTGTCATGATGGGATATGCAATAAATTCAGAACATATCATATTTAGGGCTGAAACGATTGGTCGAATAACTGGAATAATTCAATTACCAAAAAGTTGAAGTAAAATCTCTGCCACAAAGCTTCATAAGGGATAATTTTTCCACATGGACTAATATTATGCAACACCAAGTCCACAATCTCATTCTCtgactcccacgtcactcaccaggagGCCCCACCTTTTAAAGGCACTTACACTTAGTCACAGATATAATGTGGAATGTTAGGATGGCAACTCCaagttaataacaataatgcaaTTTTGTTTAGTaatgcaaaattatttttttcaaatctcaTTAATCAAGGaatgaaatatatttctatTCGGTAGCTGCATCCCAAATAAAAAAGCTTTTCCTCAAATGATGGCCCTCAGATGCGTTTGTTACCAGGTGAAAGTAGGTTCAAAGTTCACTTCTTGCCGTCTGTTCTCAGCGGACAACATGAGCGAGGTGACTTCGTTACACGACAGTGCCGACCCGCGATCCCGCGGCGGTCGCCCGCAGCCGCCGGCGTTGTCTACCGTGTATGACGCTGACGAAGGCATGAGCACTATCAGCAGCGTGTCGCAACACTTCCACCGCCGCCCGGACGAGCCGCGCCGAGGCTACATGGGCGACCGGGCCCGGGCCCGCTCCATGGAAAACCTGGACGACATCGGGCGCCGCTACGACCGCGACAACCGCGACAACTACCCGCCGCGCGGGCGCCCGGTCGAGCCCCGAGGCAGGAGAGGGTGAGTAGCTTTAAAGAAAATTCAAATGGCAATGAACttattcaaaacaagttttactttgtAGTATTTTTCTCCTTCTGGGATTTGCTTTATTTCTCCTGATTTTAAATAATGTGAACTACagatgctgctgctgcaaaaaaaaaaaaaatcaccaataaCTAAAAAAATCGATTGAATCGCCTCACCCTTATTCAGTTAAACGTGAGcgccattttaaaagtaacccctCTCCAGCTCTGACGACGAGTGGAGCAGCAGCGGCCGCGCTGACTACGACAGAGACGACCACAGACGCCGCGACTACTCCCCGGATGACTACCGAAGAGGTGCCGGCGGAAGAGGGTACGGCGCCCTTCCGGGGAGGCGCAGCCGCAGTCGCGACGACCTGATGGACCTGGAGAGGGACCGGCGACCGGGCGGCGGCCGCGACAGGAGAGACGACTACGATGACAGCCTCCTGCGAGAGGCCATGGAGAAGAAGAGGCTTGGAGAGCAGCAGAGGGCTCGCAGCCGAGACCGACTGGAGAGCGACGGGGAGCGTTCGGACCGAGGTAGGGGACCGCCCCCCCGCGGGCCCCCGCCCCTGCCTCTGAATCCGCCTTCAGGACCCAGCGCTTTACCACCGCC is a window encoding:
- the lsr gene encoding lipolysis-stimulated lipoprotein receptor isoform X1; translated protein: MKILWPLFIAAALATESAMAVSVRSPVKRYVVILFQPVTLNCNFQTSATQPPVVTWRYKSYCRDPVQAALNPSSADNILSQNNPNYDPNIECADSQRTVRIVASKQGSAVTLGTDYQGRKISVINNADLNIAQTAWGDSGVYVCSVVSSQDLTGNGEDYTELIVLERKSNTTDLLPGIDLLVMEDWLLVLVVVLGFLLLLLLIGICWCQCCPHTCCCYVSCPCCPDRCCCPRALYEAGKAVKKGMTNHYATTVYAPSMYAQPAYGGPLVQQQPPMPLLPLPNGAGVPPSQNGYGREYDGTSSVGQGSQVPLLHDQDGGGGDNTRSGYRIQVDPDGNATRAIYYMERELANLDPSRPANYNRSDNMSEVTSLHDSADPRSRGGRPQPPALSTVYDADEGMSTISSVSQHFHRRPDEPRRGYMGDRARARSMENLDDIGRRYDRDNRDNYPPRGRPVEPRGRRGSDDEWSSSGRADYDRDDHRRRDYSPDDYRRGAGGRGYGALPGRRSRSRDDLMDLERDRRPGGGRDRRDDYDDSLLREAMEKKRLGEQQRARSRDRLESDGERSDRGRGPPPRGPPPLPLNPPSGPSALPPPYSDDESMTSKKSNLHKNGAVSRESLVV
- the lsr gene encoding lipolysis-stimulated lipoprotein receptor isoform X2, which translates into the protein MKILWPLFIAAALATESAMAVSVRSPVKRYVVILFQPVTLNCNFQTSATQPPVVTWRYKSYCRDPVQAALNPSSADNILSQNNPNYDPNIECADSQRTVRIVASKQGSAVTLGTDYQGRKISVINNADLNIAQTAWGDSGVYVCSVVSSQDLTGNGEDYTELIVLDWLLVLVVVLGFLLLLLLIGICWCQCCPHTCCCYVSCPCCPDRCCCPRALYEAGKAVKKGMTNHYATTVYAPSMYAQPAYGGPLVQQQPPMPLLPLPNGAGVPPSQNGYGREYDGTSSVGQGSQVPLLHDQDGGGGDNTRSGYRIQVDPDGNATRAIYYMERELANLDPSRPANYNRSDNMSEVTSLHDSADPRSRGGRPQPPALSTVYDADEGMSTISSVSQHFHRRPDEPRRGYMGDRARARSMENLDDIGRRYDRDNRDNYPPRGRPVEPRGRRGSDDEWSSSGRADYDRDDHRRRDYSPDDYRRGAGGRGYGALPGRRSRSRDDLMDLERDRRPGGGRDRRDDYDDSLLREAMEKKRLGEQQRARSRDRLESDGERSDRGRGPPPRGPPPLPLNPPSGPSALPPPYSDDESMTSKKSNLHKNGAVSRESLVV